In the Cellulomonas sp. C5510 genome, CGCAGGCGTTGCGCGTCATCGTCCCGCCGGCCGCCAACGAGGCCATCGGCCTGCTCAAGTACTCGTCCGTCGTGTCGGTGATCGCGCTGCCGGAGCTGCTGTACGCCGGCCAGCTCATCTACGCCCGCACGTACGAGACCATCCCCGTCCTCATCGTTGTCTGCCTCTGGTACCTGGTCGTGGTGACCGCGCTCACGGCCGTGGAGTCCCGGGTCGAGGCCCGGCTCGGCGCCGGGTTCCGCCGGACCCCGGACGACGTCACCCGCAACGGAAGGTGGGCCCGGTGGCTGCTCCCCAGGCGCTAGTGCAGGTCCGCGAGCTGCGCAAGCGGTTCGGCTCCCACGAGGTGCTGCGCGGCGTCGACCTCGACGTGCGCGCCGGCGAGGTGCTCTGCCTGATCGGCGCGTCCGGCTCCGGCAAGTCGACGCTGCTGCGCTGCATCAACCACCTGGAGCGGCCCGACGCGGGCCGGGTGGTGGTCGGCGGCCGGCTCATCGGCATGGAGGAGCGCGGCGGCCGCCTGCACGAGCTGCCCCCGAAGGCCGTGCACGCGCAGCGCGCCGACATCGGCATGGTGTTCCAGCACTTCAACCTGTTCCCGCACATGACGGTGCTGCAGAACGTCATCGAGGCGCCGATGCGGGTGCGGCGGTACTCGCGGGACGCCGCGGTGTCGACCGCGATGGACCTGCTGACGCGCGTCGGGATGGCCGAGAAGGCGCACGCCTACCCGCGCAGCCTGTCGGGCGGCCAGCAGCAGCGCGTCGCCATCGCCCGCGGCCTGGCGATGCGGCCGGAGCTCATGCTGTTCGACGAGCCGACGTCCGCCCTGGACCCGGAGCTCGTGGGCGAGGTGCTCGACGTGATGCGCGGGCTCGCCGCCGACGGCATGACGATGATCGTCGTCACGCACGAGATGGCGTTCGCCCGCGAGGTCGCCTCGCAGGTCGCCTTCATGTCCGACGGCCTGATCGTCGAGCAGGGCCCGCCCGCGCAGGTGCTGGGCGCACCGACCCACGAGCGCACCCGCGCGTTCCTGTCGAAGGTGCTCTGAGCCGTGGCGGCCCCCACGTCCCCGACGCCGCTGGAGGCCGGCCTCGGCCGCGCGCTCGGCCCGCAGGACCTCGCGGTGCTCAGCCCCGCCGTGCTCTGCGCGGAGCCGGGGTCGCCCGCGTCGCGGCTGCGCGGCCGGGCGGGCCGGACGGAGTGGCCGACGGCGGTGCACGACGACGTCACGCGGGCGGCGCACGTCGCGTCGGTCCGGGACACCCGGATCGTGCTCGTCGGGGGCAGCACGTTCGCGTGGGTGCACCACGCCGTGCGGCAGCTGCGGACGGCCGGCTCGTTCCCGGTCGCCGTGGTGGCGACCGATGTCACCCCCGACGAGGAGCTGACGCTGCTCGGTGCGGGCGCGAACCTGGTCGTCGAGCCCCGCGCCGGCGCCCGCGAGGTCGTGGCGCGGCTGACGGCTCTCGGGCGCAGCGCGGCCGGTGACGCGCTGCTGCAGGTGCGGTGGCTGCAGGCGGGGCCCATGCGCGTGGACCTGCAGGCCCGGCGCTGCCTGGTCGACGACGAGCCGGTGCAGCTCAGCCAGACCGAGTTCGACCTGCTGGCCTACCTCATGGGCCGTGCCCAGCAGGTCGCGGGGCACCACGAGATCGCCCAGCAGGTGTGGGGGTGGCGGCACGGCGACGTCCGGAACACCCTGCGGATCCACGTCGGCCGGCTGCGCCGCAAGATCGGCGACCCGCCGCGCGCGCCGCGGTGGATCGGGTCCGCGCGCGGCCTCGGCTACCAGTTCCTCCAGCCCGTCGCCGAGCTGGGCGAGGACCGCAGCGAGGAGCGGCTCCGGCAGGCGATCGCCGTGCTGAACGCCCAGGCCGACGCGCTCCAGGCGCTCATCGACACGCTGCCCGCCGCGCAGGACGCGGCGACCGTCGCCGAGACCGTCGTGCAGTGGGCCGTGACGCGGGGCTTCGGCGACGCGGCGACGGTGTTCCGGCTCGACGTCGACGACGCCGGACGCGGGTTCTCCCGCCTCGTGGCGTCGGCCGGGATGTCGGCGCGGTGGCGGCAGTCCATCGCGACCGGGCACCCCGTCAGCGAGGGGTTCATGGGCTCGCAGGTGTACGCCCGCGGCGAGGTCGTCCAGATGTCCGACATGACGCGGCTGTCCAAGCGGTTCCCCGTGACCGCCCGGATGTCCACCGCGGAGGACCTGCACGCGTGCGTGATGTTCCCGCTGCACGTGCACGGTCGCGTGTGGGGGGACCTGGCGTTCGTCAGCCGGGCGCCCCGGGCGTTCCCGCCCGCCCGCTCCGCGTACCTGCGGACCGTCGCCGCCGTCGTCGCCCTGGCCGTCGAGGCCCGCACCCGCGACGCGGCGCTGGACGCCCGTGCGCCCGGGGAGGTGGCCGGTGCGTGAGCTGACGGACGTGGACGTGGCCGGCGTGAGCCTGCCCGCGGTGGTCGCCGAGGTCGGTCGCTGCCTGGCGGACCTCGGCACCGGGGCGGCGTCGCAGGCGCCGAAGGCCGTGCTGCCCACCGGGCCCGGTGCGTTCTTCCTCTCGCTGGCCGGCGTCGTGCCGCGGCTGGGGCTGGCCGCCGCCAAGTGGGCCTCGTACGCCCCGGGCGCGCCGGGCCGGCCGGGGACGTCCACCTCGACCGTGGTGGTGTCCGACGCGTCGGACGGCACACCCCTCGCCGTCGTCGCCGGCATGGCGTTCACGCGGGTGCGCACGGCGGCGACCGCCGTCGCGGTGGCCCGGGCGGCGTCGAGCCGGCCGCCGCGCGCGGTCGCGTTCGTCGGCTGCGGGGCCACCAACCGCGCGGTCCTCGACGCCCTGCTGGCGTCCGAGCCGGCGGCGGCCGTGCGCGTGCTCGTGCGGACGGCGGCCTCGGCGCGGGCGCTGCACGCCGAGCTCGCGCCCCGGGTGCCGGACCTGCGCATCGCGACGGACGCGGCGGTGCTCGCCGACGCGGACTGGGCGTTCTCCGCGACGGGCGCGCAGTCACCCGTGGCGGACGTCGCGGCGCTCGCGCCGGACGCGACCGTCGTCGCGCTGGACGGCGCCCGCACGTGGCACCGGCAGCCGGGCGTCCCGGTGCTGGACGACCAGGTGCGGCCGGGCGCCGAGGCACCCGCGGTGCCGCGCCTGCTGGCCGGGCTCGTCGAGCGGCCGCGCGGACCGGTGCTGCTCGACGTCGCGGGCTCCGCCGTCTGCGACGTCGCGCTCGCCGCCTGCCTGCCGGGGGTGCGGACATGACGGGCACCACCCGCCTCGCCGTGGCGCTCGCCGCCGCCGGCGCGTACTCCGCGTTCCCGTCCGCCTGGTACCACCTCGTGCAGGAGCAGACCGGGTCGCGGTGGACCACGGCGGTGCTGTTCGCCGCCCACGGCGTCGCGCAGGTCGCCGCGATGACGGTCGTCGCCCGGCCCGGGACGGCGGCGCGGGCGTCCGGGGCGGGCACCGGGCGGGCCGTCGCGGCGCTGCTGCTGCTGGACACCGCCGGCGCCGTGCTGCTCGTCGCCGCGCCCGCACCCGGCGGGTTCGCGCTGCTGCTCGCCGGGCGGGT is a window encoding:
- a CDS encoding amino acid ABC transporter ATP-binding protein: MAAPQALVQVRELRKRFGSHEVLRGVDLDVRAGEVLCLIGASGSGKSTLLRCINHLERPDAGRVVVGGRLIGMEERGGRLHELPPKAVHAQRADIGMVFQHFNLFPHMTVLQNVIEAPMRVRRYSRDAAVSTAMDLLTRVGMAEKAHAYPRSLSGGQQQRVAIARGLAMRPELMLFDEPTSALDPELVGEVLDVMRGLAADGMTMIVVTHEMAFAREVASQVAFMSDGLIVEQGPPAQVLGAPTHERTRAFLSKVL
- a CDS encoding winged helix-turn-helix domain-containing protein translates to MAAPTSPTPLEAGLGRALGPQDLAVLSPAVLCAEPGSPASRLRGRAGRTEWPTAVHDDVTRAAHVASVRDTRIVLVGGSTFAWVHHAVRQLRTAGSFPVAVVATDVTPDEELTLLGAGANLVVEPRAGAREVVARLTALGRSAAGDALLQVRWLQAGPMRVDLQARRCLVDDEPVQLSQTEFDLLAYLMGRAQQVAGHHEIAQQVWGWRHGDVRNTLRIHVGRLRRKIGDPPRAPRWIGSARGLGYQFLQPVAELGEDRSEERLRQAIAVLNAQADALQALIDTLPAAQDAATVAETVVQWAVTRGFGDAATVFRLDVDDAGRGFSRLVASAGMSARWRQSIATGHPVSEGFMGSQVYARGEVVQMSDMTRLSKRFPVTARMSTAEDLHACVMFPLHVHGRVWGDLAFVSRAPRAFPPARSAYLRTVAAVVALAVEARTRDAALDARAPGEVAGA